Proteins from one Mycobacterium sp. HUMS_12744610 genomic window:
- a CDS encoding phosphoribosyltransferase family protein: MRLFDDRVDAGRHLAERLEPLRGQDIVVLGLPRGGVPVAFEVARALNAPLDVLVVRKLGVPYQPELAFGAIGEGGIRVINDAVVDEADLSEDEMAAVEARQRTELERRSERFRRGHARIPVAGRIAVIVDDGVATGATAKAACEVARAQGANRVVLAVPIGGRDIFARFSGYADDVICLHTPEFFYAVGQGYCNFTQTSDDEVVALLDRAREGFREPTVGAADDPPIRDEEVRVSAGPVSVAGHLTVPERPVGVVVFAHGSGSSRHSPRNRYVAEVLNAAGLATLLFDLLTAEEERNRANVFDIGLLARRLVDVTGWLAGQPDTAPLPVGYFGASTGAGAALVAAADPRVNVAAVVSRGGRPDLAGDALTEVLAPTLLIVGGRDDVVLELNRHARAMIPGVCELAVVPGATHLFEEPGTLEQVAALARDWFIEHLSRVATPASP; encoded by the coding sequence ATGCGGCTGTTCGACGATCGCGTCGACGCCGGGAGACACCTGGCCGAACGCCTGGAACCGTTGCGCGGCCAGGACATTGTCGTGCTGGGGCTGCCGCGCGGTGGGGTGCCGGTGGCCTTCGAGGTCGCCCGGGCGCTCAACGCGCCCCTGGACGTGCTGGTGGTGCGCAAGCTGGGGGTGCCGTATCAGCCCGAGCTGGCCTTCGGCGCCATCGGCGAGGGCGGCATCCGGGTGATCAACGACGCCGTGGTGGACGAAGCCGACCTCTCCGAGGACGAGATGGCCGCAGTCGAGGCGCGGCAACGCACCGAGCTGGAGCGCCGCTCGGAACGCTTCCGGCGCGGCCACGCACGCATCCCGGTGGCCGGGCGGATCGCGGTGATCGTCGACGACGGCGTCGCGACCGGCGCCACCGCCAAGGCCGCCTGCGAGGTGGCGCGCGCCCAGGGCGCGAACCGTGTGGTCCTGGCTGTGCCGATCGGCGGGCGCGACATCTTCGCCAGATTCTCCGGATACGCCGACGACGTGATCTGCCTGCACACCCCGGAGTTCTTCTACGCGGTCGGCCAGGGTTACTGCAACTTCACGCAGACCTCCGACGACGAGGTGGTCGCCCTGCTCGACCGTGCCCGGGAAGGCTTCCGCGAGCCCACGGTCGGCGCCGCCGACGACCCGCCCATACGCGACGAGGAGGTGCGGGTGAGCGCCGGCCCGGTGTCGGTGGCCGGGCACCTGACGGTCCCGGAGCGGCCGGTCGGCGTCGTGGTGTTCGCCCACGGCAGCGGCAGCAGCCGCCACAGCCCGCGCAACCGCTACGTGGCGGAGGTCTTGAACGCGGCGGGCCTCGCGACCCTGCTGTTCGACCTGCTCACCGCCGAGGAGGAACGCAATCGCGCCAACGTGTTCGACATCGGGCTGCTGGCACGCCGCCTGGTCGACGTGACCGGCTGGCTGGCCGGCCAGCCCGACACCGCGCCGCTGCCGGTCGGCTACTTCGGCGCTAGCACCGGTGCGGGCGCGGCCCTGGTCGCCGCCGCCGATCCCCGAGTCAACGTGGCGGCGGTGGTGTCCCGCGGTGGGCGACCGGACCTGGCGGGTGACGCGCTGACCGAGGTCCTTGCCCCGACGCTGCTGATCGTCGGCGGGCGTGATGACGTGGTGCTGGAGCTCAATCGGCACGCCCGGGCCATGATCCCCGGCGTCTGCGAGCTCGCCGTCGTTCCCGGCGCCACCCACCTCTTCGAGGAACCCGGCACGCTCGAGCAGGTCGCGGCGCTGGCCCGGGACTGGTTCATCGAACACCTGAGCCGCGTGGCCACGCCCGCGAGCCCCTGA